The sequence below is a genomic window from Oncorhynchus nerka isolate Pitt River linkage group LG7, Oner_Uvic_2.0, whole genome shotgun sequence.
GTTCCCTGGCCTTTTCTGGAAAAGCACCGAGTGTAAAATCGAATCCCAGTTCATTTTGTTTCAGGTTTATCAGCACCtagcaccaccaccacacaaGCACCTTAGCAACGCTGGGATGATTTATTGTTGGCCCTCTTTTGTGGCCCTTTTCTTAAGAAGCATCAGTATGGAGGGGACATCACACCCGGGCTCTGAGTGAGGTTGAATGGAGGTTGGTTGGAGGTTGCCATGGAGGTTGCCATGGGGCCTACCCAGCTAttccacatgcacgcacacagcaATGGCAATGTTTTGTCCAATGTGCAGTCATTACACAGAGTTTCTATGATGTTGTGTGTAAAGGAAATTGAGGATGGATGACATAACATTTTATTAACTAGCATGCTATAGTCTCGAGGGGGTTGATGCCTTTGCAAGTCACACAAACAGCATAGTTCAATTTCAGCTTCCCTATTGGCTACTCTGTTTAAGCtgtaagacaaacacacacacttctatggACTTTCACTCCCCGGCAACGATGGCGGGCGGGGCTAGACGTCTAATTTAATGCTCATCTGTTTAGAGATGGGTGTTATGTCTCTTGAGACAGTGATATAATCCAGCGCGGTTTGTGGAGACAAGTTTCCTCGGAGGTACACGGACTACGATGTTCAAGCATTTCACAATGGTCCTACCTGGCAGAACATTCTGTAGTTCCCGAAACTACCAACGCAACTCTTTTTGGGGCAACTAACGGCTTTGAGTCCAGTGATAAGAGCGTTGGCGTTCACTTCACAATGAAACTCAGTGCCTCCTACCAAAGGTGAGACCGTAGTATCCATGAATGTGTTCACCGCTAGAACTATTTTCCAAGACAAAGTGGTGGCTACAGGAAAGTTATGTCAGACTCACACACTGAAAAGTGGTCTCTTTACAGTCTAAATCCTCCAACACTTAGTCTTATGTTTCTGTCGTTCTCTCTTTCAGATAGCGGACGCGGCCAAGTCGTCCTCCGAAGTGGACGAACTTTTCATTGACGACACAGGGTCCGGAGGTTACTACCCCGAGGACGACGACGACTTTAACTCGGGGTCAGGGTCAGGTAAGAGTCTGGTCACCGTAGCCTTCAACTGGGTCAACACGCACAGGGAGGCAGGCTGGCGGACACAAACAGTCACTGCTGTATACTGTGTCTTTCACCCAGAACAGGCGTGTCTGTCGAAACTGAGGTTTCACTTAGGTATCGAAGCACCTTTTACGAAACGTTTTAACAACAGGCAGGCGGCCAAAGCAAAGCAGGCTGTAACAAAGTGCTATGACAACTGTAGCGAACACTTGTTtttacctcaaatcaaatcaaatgtatttatatagcccttcgtacatcagctgatatctcaaagtgctgtacagaaacccagcctaaaaccccaaacagcaagcaatgcaggtgtagaagcacgttagCTCCACCTCACATTAGCTCCACCTCACATTAGCTCCACCTCACATTAGCTCCACCTCACGTTAGCTCCACCTCACATTAGCTCCACCTCACGTTAGCTCCACCTCACATTAGCTCCACCTCACGTTAGCTCCACCTCACGTTTGCTCCACCTCACATTAGCTCCACCTCACGTTAGCTCCACCTCACATTAGCTCCACCTCACGTTAGCTCCACCTCACGTTAGCTCCACCTCACATTAGCTCCACCTCATCCCATTCGGGAATATCAGGAGGTGGCTTTTGTCTGTTGCAATTGAATTAGGAATGCGAATGTAACGTACTTCTAAAAAACAAAGGTATTGTGAAAAAGCAGGATTTAGGACTTAAACACAGACTCAAACGACCTTTTGCCTTCAGCAGACATTAAAGTGAAAGTGATTGAGTTCCGGGGAAGTAGTACAAACAGTGCTATCTCTTCATCTTGCTCTGCAGGCATTGGCGAGGAGGTGTTCGAGGAGGCGGTGACCGTGAGCACGCTGTACATTGCTCCCAAAGCAGAACCCACCAAGGACTCCACCAAAGACTTCACTCCTAGAGTGGAGACAGCCACACCCAGAGAGGACCTGCCAATGCAAACGCCCAGGAAGCCAGTCCGAACAGAGGTGAGGGAACAGAACAACCAACCCATACACCAGACTATTTAGAGCGGCCCACTGAGCTAAAGATGGACCAGCCCATTGAGCATTTGCCCGAACTGCCCTATGACCAGTCCTTATCTGCTGCATATGGTAGATATTCCTTTGTACAGTCAACGGGTTGACAATTGACTGCTATTTTCTTTGAGGGCCTTTCAATTCACCACCCCCAGATAATAGTTGAACATGCATTGACCCCAATGCTGGAATTCTAGGATCAATAAGGATCAAGTAGTCATCTAGACCCCTGATGTTGATCTGTTCTGTGGTACGTTATGCTGGATTACTGAACCAACAGCCATAATCTCACATTTTGGAACACTATCAACTCCTGGACCCACCATGGTGTATACACTTCCCCTTAAGCCAAGTCAGGGACACAGGTTTGTTGCCAATAGTGGTCCCTTTCCTGTTCCCCTAGCCCCTTCAATCATTACGGATCTGAAGAGACTAGGGATGGATAGTAGCAATACGACCGTGGCTATTTGCATATCCAAACAACCCTAATTAACCAAATATGGTTCAAATATCACCCCTTTAAAGCCCGTGGGGAGTATACAACGCCGTACCATGAAATACAACGtcgcaaaaacaaaaaaaagcaaCCAAAAGGTTTTATTTGGCTCGTTCAGTTGTGGCTTGACCGTTAGAAGTAAAAACACAGCTATAAAGAGACGACCATTAGGACAATTAGTTGCTTTTAGCGATGGAAAATATACTCACCGATAAGCCCCTCATCCTCAACAGCGCCCTCCTGTAGGCGTATAGGCCGACATCGCTGTCGTGCCGAACGAACGAGTCGTGCGTACCACCTGGCCACCAATCTCAGCAGCGTCTTTTGCGCATCACTTAACTGATCACCTGCACATTAAGAGTGGAAGCCTTTTACAGGGTTGAACTCGTTTTGGGATGGTGCTTTTATGGCCACGTGGGTGCCCTCTATTGCTCCGGTCGTATTTTGGAACCCATTGATGGTAAAGAAATCCCTCTTGACTTCAACCTGTTGTGCGATGGTGTATGGAGATTGTACATTTTGTTTTGCTGAGAATTGCATCCAAAACATTGGCTCATCGAGGGCTGAAAGATGCCGATTGGCAAGCGCCCGCTGCCAAAAACACAAGAGTGGATAGCACGTCTCTAAAAACACAATCTCTGCAAAATGCAGCGTGTGCTGAATCTTCCAACAGAGCAAGATTAGCCTCTCATTCGATTCCCCATCATCTTAGACTTTTATAGTGTTTCAACAATAGTTTCACTTTCACACGTGCCTCTAATTGAACAAATGACTCTACTTTATATGGACTGTTATCGTACAAATGCACTGACGTGGTCAAATGTAAATACAATGACGTTTTCTTGAATGATTACTTATTATGACATTTTCAACATTCCACGCTTGACAAGCAGTTCACTTATTCCACCACTTGGCACTATGCGTACACATGGTCACGGTTGTGCGTAAACGTACGCACACTGTCGAGGAAACGTTGCTAAATCCCGCACTTTGCGCGGAAATGATCCTGCCGATTTACGCCCGACTTGTGCCTTACGCACGATTGACAAATGAGGCTCCAGGCCATTATGTTGGTACAGAACCCGTATGTATCCCTCAATCTGtaactctttcattctctcctcccagccccctgtaCCCGTCACAGAGGACGAGCGTAAGAACCAGATCACCAGCACCACCGGCGTCCCCAGCTCCCCCCTGGAGCCCATCGAGGTGCGTTCGGAAAACCTCTTCCAGAGAACAGAGGTGCTGGCAGGTATGTACAGAAACCACACTGGGGTTTGGTGGTTTGGACAGTGGACACAGGATGCAGTCCTTGCACCTGCGTCTACACAtctacactagactactgttTGTGATCGACTAGAGGTTGATTATGAGTTGTGATCTTTTAAATAGGAAATTAGGTTGAATTTCTTATATGACCAACCTGGTTTCCATCTAACCTTTTTATGCGCCTAAAGTACTTAAGCTTTATGCTATTTTCGAATatatatcgagggtcttattcggGTGACATGGCAATCGATACAAagcaaacattgaatatccctttgagcatcgtgaagttattaattacactttggatggtgtatcaatacacccagtcactacaaagatacaggcgtccttcctaactcagttgccggagaggaaggaaaccgtctcagggatttcaccatgaggccaatggtgactttaaaacagttgcagagttTAAACTGTTGTGAACTGCTGTGAAAGcttaaaactgaggatggatcaacaacattgtggttactctacaatactaaaagaaggaagactgtacagaataaaaaatattccaaaacatgcatcctgtttgcaatagggcactaaagtaaaactgctaaAATTTTGCAAAGAAATCAACTTTGTCTGAATaaaaagcgttatgtttggggaaaatctaacacatcactgagtaccactcctcatattttcaagcatggtggtggctgcttcatgttatgggtatgcttgtcatcagcaagggagttttttaggataaaaaaaaCGGAATAGAGCAAAGCAAAAAATCCTAGCCACATATGACAAGCCAGCTAGAGTCATAGTATGGATGAAGCCTGAGCtagaatgtgaagctaactgaagctggctTTATAAAAGTAGTATACTCagtgctttccaacagacactgggagacaaattcaccttttagGAATACAATTacctaaaatacaaggccaaatatacactggagttgcttttcAAGACGACATTAAATGTTCCTGAATGGCCCAGTTAGTTTTGACTTAATTCGGCTTAAAATACTTGAAAATGgccatttgacagagcttgaatcatttgtgtgaatacttatgtaaatgagatatttgctcaaataaatgtaaaaaacatgtttttactttggcataatggggtattgtgtgtagatggcaaAGAAAAAAATGGATTTAATCCCTTTTGAATAGAGGCTGTAACATGACAAAATGTGGagtaagtcaaggggtttgaatacgttctgaaggcactgtaggtagcCTATCCGCACTGTATCTGCGTGCTGTTGGCTAGAGGGCATTTGCCAAGTTCAGAGTGAGCACATTTGCTGTATAACACAATTGTTTTTGTGACAACGCCATCAGTAGAGTTCAAAATGCGATGGAAACTAATTTCACTTCCTTTTTAATTCAGTACATTGGAATTTAACCGCAAAAGTTGTTTTTATGTGCATTACGTCATCGCTCACAGTACATTTGATGGGGGGAACAAATgcgcatattgtttttatgcagatttttgaATACTCACACTAAAATCTGtctccaattggatggaaacctagctactgtcaGGTAACTGGACTGCAAATTGAATTCTCCACTGAGTTGTTGAGTACGTCTTTGATTATGAAGTAGGTCAGGTGCCATGCTTGGATCGATGCCAAAATGTGTCTGCTTGATGTCAGGCACATTTAGTTGGTTGCATCTTCGCTAATCTACGCTCTGCAACGGGACTCTTGATGAAAACACCTAATCATCTATCATACAGTCGTTTTAACATTGATGTTGTACATTTCGTTTGTTTCCCGATCATTCCTTAATCGTGCTGTTAATAGGTCAGGGTAGTAATGGTGCAGAAAACACACATCTAAGGGCAAAGGGGGGATTTCTCCCCACGTCTGTCAAGTTCTCTAAGCTCTCTACAGCTCCTGAAAATAACCCGTTTAATATATAAACTAAATTACCCCTCAGTGGGACCTTCCAGAGTTCATGATGCGGTCTGCTCCAATTTAGTGTTAATTCCCCGGCTCTAGCGAAATGCGAACTAGGGAAATGATCTGACTGGAAATCACACTCACTGATGCAGTTTTCCCTTCAGTGTCAGAGATACACATGTCGTGTGCTACAAATGGATTGCTACTTTAGTTCTGCTTTGTTGTGACAGCCGTCTGTTAGTTCCTGGGAAGAAGTGAAATGGATGAGGATGAATTCGGACGTCAATATAGTTGTGCTGGAAATACActgaagtatgtggacaccccttcaaatgagtggatttggctcaTTCAGAcacatccgttgctgacaggtgtatgaaaATCAAGCAcaccaccatgcaatctccatagacaaacattggcagtagaatggcccgttcTTAAttgctcagtgacattcaacgtggcaccgtccgtcatgggatgccacctttctaacaagtcagttggtcaaatgtctgccctgctatagCAGTCCctatcaactgtaagtgctgttgttgtgaagtggaaacatctaggagcagcatctgtcctcggttgcaacactcgatacagagttccaaactgcctctggaagcaatgtcagcacaagaactgttcgtagggagcttcatgaaatgggtttccatggccgagtagctgcacacaagtctaagatcaacatgc
It includes:
- the LOC115131709 gene encoding syndecan-2-A-like, encoding MRNIWIILTLGMTAFLSGERIADAAKSSSEVDELFIDDTGSGGYYPEDDDDFNSGSGSGIGEEVFEEAVTVSTLYIAPKAEPTKDSTKDFTPRVETATPREDLPMQTPRKPVRTEPPVPVTEDERKNQITSTTGVPSSPLEPIEVRSENLFQRTEVLAAVIAGGVIGFLFAIFLILLLVYRMRKKDEGSYDLGEKKPSGAAYQKAPTKEFYA